From Myxocyprinus asiaticus isolate MX2 ecotype Aquarium Trade chromosome 10, UBuf_Myxa_2, whole genome shotgun sequence, the proteins below share one genomic window:
- the LOC127447066 gene encoding nectin-3-like protein isoform X1 — protein MTISFACYFLISKGELATGRPANVSVTSDETPVVGYSEFTLATCTASRSQPAAQVSWHLDTLTDSVKVLTNTVKHLDGTYTVTSSLIGSPTVEMNQQHVQCVVRHSTLKEDLEIDHTIVVHYPPQLVTVTPLENFFSAHGYQCEADANPAATHFSWHSRMNQAMPDESINVEGNRLYFLKLTPDLSGLYICNASNEYGAGFGSLYWHKGEKMEDNHSEL, from the exons ATGACAATAAGTTTTGCTTGTTATTTTCTCATCAGCAAAGGAGAACTAG CCACAGGAAGGCCTGCGAATGTGAGTGTTACTTCTGATGAGACTCCCGTTGTTGGATACTCTGAGTTTACCTTGGCGACCTGCACAGCTTCCAGATCCCAGCCCGCAGCCCAGGTCTCATGGCATTTGGACACCTTGACTGATTCTGTGAAGGTATTGACCAACACTGTTAAACATCTGGATGGGACATACACAGTCACAAGCAGTTTGATTGGATCCCCAACTGTAGAGATGAATCAACAACATGTCCAGTGTGTAGTGAGACATTCTACATTGAAAGAGGATCTGGAAATTGATCATACTATTGTTGTTCACT ATCCACCTCAGTTGGTCACTGTGACACCACTTGAGAACTTTTTTAGTGCTCACGGGTATCAGTGTGAGGCAGATGCCAATCCTGCAGCCACACACTTCAGCTGGCACAG TAGGATGAACCAGGCAATGCCTGACGAATCCATTAATGTAGAGGGGAACAGACTGTACTTCCTGAAATTGACACCTGACCTCAGTGGCCTGTATATCTGCAATGCTTCAAACGAGTATGGTGCTGGATTTGGCTCACTGTACTGGCACAAAG GAGAAAAGATGGAAGACAACCATTCAGAGCTTTGA
- the LOC127447066 gene encoding nectin-3-like protein isoform X2 translates to MTISFACYFLISKGELATGRPANVSVTSDETPVVGYSEFTLATCTASRSQPAAQVSWHLDTLTDSVKVLTNTVKHLDGTYTVTSSLIGSPTVEMNQQHVQCVVRHSTLKEDLEIDHTIVVHYPPQLVTVTPLENFFSAHGYQCEADANPAATHFSWHRMNQAMPDESINVEGNRLYFLKLTPDLSGLYICNASNEYGAGFGSLYWHKGEKMEDNHSEL, encoded by the exons ATGACAATAAGTTTTGCTTGTTATTTTCTCATCAGCAAAGGAGAACTAG CCACAGGAAGGCCTGCGAATGTGAGTGTTACTTCTGATGAGACTCCCGTTGTTGGATACTCTGAGTTTACCTTGGCGACCTGCACAGCTTCCAGATCCCAGCCCGCAGCCCAGGTCTCATGGCATTTGGACACCTTGACTGATTCTGTGAAGGTATTGACCAACACTGTTAAACATCTGGATGGGACATACACAGTCACAAGCAGTTTGATTGGATCCCCAACTGTAGAGATGAATCAACAACATGTCCAGTGTGTAGTGAGACATTCTACATTGAAAGAGGATCTGGAAATTGATCATACTATTGTTGTTCACT ATCCACCTCAGTTGGTCACTGTGACACCACTTGAGAACTTTTTTAGTGCTCACGGGTATCAGTGTGAGGCAGATGCCAATCCTGCAGCCACACACTTCAGCTGGCACAG GATGAACCAGGCAATGCCTGACGAATCCATTAATGTAGAGGGGAACAGACTGTACTTCCTGAAATTGACACCTGACCTCAGTGGCCTGTATATCTGCAATGCTTCAAACGAGTATGGTGCTGGATTTGGCTCACTGTACTGGCACAAAG GAGAAAAGATGGAAGACAACCATTCAGAGCTTTGA
- the LOC127447064 gene encoding splicing factor U2AF 35 kDa subunit — MAEYLASIFGTEKDKVNCSFYFKIGACRHGDRCSRLHNKPTFSQTIALLNIYRNPQNTAQSADGINAVSDVEMQEHYDEFFEEVFTEMEEKYGEVEEMNVCDNLGDHLVGNVYVKFRREEDAEKAVINLNNRWFNGQPIHAELSPVTDFREACCRQYEMGECTRGGFCNFMHLKPISRELRRELYGRRRKRHRSRSRSRERRSRSRDRNRGGGRDKERRRSRDRERSGRF; from the exons ATGGCGGAATACTTGGCGTCGATTTTTGGAACAGAAAAAGACAA GGTTAATTGCTCTTTCTACTTTAAAATTGGAGCATGTCGCCATGGAGACCGATGCTCCAGACTCCACAATAAACCAACTTTCAGCCAG ACTATTGCTCTATTAAACATTTACCGGAACCCACAAAACACAGCTCAGTCTGCGGATGGCATAA ATGCTGTCAGTGACGTTGAGATGCAGGAACATTACGATGAGTTCTTTGAG GAGGTCTTCACTGAAATGGAAGAGAAGTATGGAGAGGTTGAGGAGATGAATGTTTGTGATAACTTGGGAGATCATTTGGTGGGAAATGTCTATGTGAAG TTCCGTCGTGAAGAAGATGCTGAGAAAGCGGTGATTAATTTGAATAACCGCTGGTTTAATGGCCAGCCCATCCATGCTGAGCTCTCGCCTGTCACTGACTTCAGAGAGGCTTGTTGTCGACAGTATGAAATGGG AGAGTGCACTCGAGGTGGCTTCTGCAATTTCATGCACCTGAAGCCAATCTCAAGGGAACTCAGAAGAGAACTGTATGGCCGTAGAAGAAAGAG GCATCGCTCCCGCTCACGTTCTCGTGAGCGACGCTCTCGTTCTAGGGACCGCAATAGAGGTGGTGGAAGAGACAAAGAGAGACGGAGGTCAAGAGATAGAGAACGCTCTGGACGATTTTAA